The following coding sequences are from one Eleginops maclovinus isolate JMC-PN-2008 ecotype Puerto Natales chromosome 11, JC_Emac_rtc_rv5, whole genome shotgun sequence window:
- the rcc1l gene encoding RCC1-like G exchanging factor-like protein, which produces MALPCVRHCSPHLSRGLQVCGYATLSKSSIPRERAATGPVFQYVGQHKKPSHKVFVWGFSFTGALGIPSLVVPDSGRKKPRKYQLTPYRLDTAEQISSAACGYGFTLIASQTKDVNKLWGMGLNKDSQLGFQRTQGSRHKSYDYVLEPSPVALPLHKPLQTQVLQVSCGRAHSLILTDQEGVFSMGNNAYGQCGRRIIEDEVYSGSHTIHRMTGFSSRVTQVACGQDHSLFLTETGKVFACGWGADGQTGLGHHKVSCSPVEVGGDLSGVEVQQINTYGDCSLAVSKDGDLYGWGNSEYLQLASVTEATQLNSPRRLPLTSCGKLVQAACGGTQVAVLNDKGEVFVWGFGILGKGPKLSESSTPEMIPSILFGRSEFNPSVAVTKIRCGLNHFAAVTDRGELFVWGKNVRGCLGIGKKDDQFFPWRVTVPGQVVDVVCGVDHMVALVKSLL; this is translated from the exons ATGGCTCTTCCTTGTGTGCGTCACTGCTCTCCACACCTGAGCAGAGGTCTGCAGGTGTGTGGTTATGCGACCCTTAGTAAATCCTCCATCCCACGAGAGAGAGCCGCCACTGGTCCGGTGTTTCAGTATGTCGGCCAGCACAAGAAGCCCAGCCACAAAGTGTTTGTCTGGGGCTTCTCCTTCACCGGCGCCCTGGGGATCCCCAGCCTGGTGGTGCCAGACAGCGGAAGGAAGAAACCGCGCAAATACCAGCTGACTCCGTACCGCCTGGACACTGCAGAGCAG aTTTCGTCGGCTGCTTGTGGTTACGGCTTCACTCTCATCGCCTCACAGACCAAAGATGTGAACAAGCTGTGGGGCATGGGCCTGAATAAGGACTCTCAGCTCGGCTTCCAGCGCACACAGGGCAGCCGCC ataaGAGTTATGACTACGTGTTGGAGCCGTCCCCGGTGGCTCTTCCTCTCCATAAGCCTCTGCAAACCCAGGTGCTTCAGGTCTCCTGCGGCCGAGCTCACTCTCTGATCCTCACCGACCAGGAGGGAG TTTTCAGTATGGGCAACAACGCGTACGGCCAGTGTGGGAGGCGGATCATTGAAGATGAAGTTTACAG CGGGAGTCACACCATCCACAGAATGACCGGCTTCAGCAGCAGAGTCACACAG GTGGCGTGTGGACAGGACCACAGTCTGTTCCTCACTGAGACAGGGAAAGTGTTTGCATGTGGATGGGGAGCAGATGGACAGACTG gtcTGGGTCACCACAAAGTGAGCTGCAGTCCGGTGGAGGTGGGCGGGGATCTGTCGGGGGTGGAGGTGCAGCAGATCAACACATATGGAGACTGCAGCCTGGCCGTGTCTAAAGACGGAGATCTGTACGGCTGGGGGAACTCTGAGTACCTGCAGCTGGCCTCCGTCACCGAGGCCACACAG CTTAACTCTCCTCGACGTCTTCCTCTGACCAGCTGTGGGAAGCTGGTGCAGGCAGCATGTGGAGGAACACAGGTAGCTGTTCTTAACG ATAAAGGAGAGGTGTTTGTTTGGGGCTTTGGCATTCTTGGAAAAGGTCCCAAACTTTCTGAATCCTCGACCCCGGAGATGATTCCCTCCATTCTGTTCGGACGCTCCGAGTTTAACCCCTCAGTCGCCGTCACCAAGATCCGCTGTGGACTCAACCATTTCGCTGCAGTGACGG ATCGAGGCGAGCTCTTCGTCTGGGGGAAGAATGTGAGAGGTTGTTTGGGAATCGGGAAGAAAGACGACCAGTTCTTCCCGTGGAGA GTGACCGTACCTGGTCAGGTGGTGGACGTAGTGTGTGGTGTGGACCACATGGTGGCACTGGTGAAGTCCCTCCTGTGA